Proteins encoded in a region of the Zea mays cultivar B73 chromosome 4, Zm-B73-REFERENCE-NAM-5.0, whole genome shotgun sequence genome:
- the LOC100285759 gene encoding 60S ribosomal protein L31, translated as MSERRRGAGAGTGTRKDEVVTREYTINLHKRLHGCTFKKKAPNAIKEIRKFAQKTMGTTDVRIDVKLNKHVWSSGIRSVPRRVRVRIARKRNDEEDAKEGQYSLVTVAEIPPEGLKGLGTKVVEDED; from the exons ATGTCCGAGAGGAggcgcggcgccggcgccggcaccGGCACCCGCAAGGATGAGGTGGTGACCCGCGAGTACACCATCAACCTCCACAAGCGCCTCCACGGATG CACCTTCAAGAAGAAGGCACCGAATGCCATCAAGGAGATCAGGAAGTTCGCCCAGAAGACCATGGGTACCACCGATGTCCGGATCGATGTGAAGCTCAACAAGCACGTCTGGAGCAGCGGTATCCGGAGTGTGCCGAGGCGAGTCCGTGTCAGGATTGCCCGCAAGAGGAACGACGAGGAAGACGCCAAGGAGGGGCAGTACTCTCTGGTCACAGTAGCTGAGATCCCTCCGGAGGGTCTCAAAGGTTTGGGAACTAAGGTTGTTGAGGATGAGGATTAA